The Lepeophtheirus salmonis chromosome 1, UVic_Lsal_1.4, whole genome shotgun sequence genome has a segment encoding these proteins:
- the LOC121131937 gene encoding carboxypeptidase D isoform X2, with the protein MMLRLLTVTLFVSCSLGMQEPLLRVARKTGFTDCSNTDGINMCDYESHDELVYKLKELSIRFPELCEIGTIGQSEEGRLLVYAKLGLRPRGLGKPLFKYVGNMHGNEVIGRQVLLYLTEFLLENYGINKRVTRLLDSTEIWIIPSLNPDGYETSVEGSCSRGPGRTNANRVDLNRDFPKQFDEPQRVSFERLARGRAKETIAIMRLLQVVPFVLSANLHGGAVVASYPFDDSKAHITGLYSASPDDDVFVFISRTYASNHKFMSRGNLCGDNFTNGITNGAQWYDVPGGMQDYNYVHSNCFEITLELSCCKHPTKDNLVQEWINNKDALLSYMESVHTGVHGLVIDRYTRAPIRNTMIHVKGNPKSIKGTNRGEYWRLLVPGSYEIIASAPGYYPQMKTISIDSIKPYSSKVLHFSLQQRDS; encoded by the exons ATGATGCTAAGGCTATTGACAGTAACATTATTTGTTTCCTGCTCCCTTGGGATGCAAGAGCCCCTTTTACGTGTTGCAAGGAAAACGGGGTTTACTGACTGTTCAAATACGGATGGAATTAATATGTGTGACTATGAATCTCACGATGAATTGGTGTATAAACTCAAGGAATTATCAATACGCTTTCCTGAATTATGTGAAATCGGAACCATCGGCCAATCTGAGGAg GGCAGACTACTTGTATACGCAAAACTTGGCCTTAGGCCAAGAGGCCTTGGTAAACCTTTGTTCAAATATGTTGGTAATATGCATGGAAATGAAGTAATTGGGCGTCAAGTCCTTCTATACCTGACTGAGTTTCTCTTGgaaaattatggaattaataAAAGAGTTACTCGTTTGTTGGATTCAACCGAAATTTGGATAATTCCATCATTAAACCCAGACGGTTATGAAACTTCAGTCGAAGGTTCTTGTTCTCGTGGTCCAGGTCGTACGAATGCAAATAGAGTAGACTTGAATAGGGATTTCCCAAAACAGTTTGATGAGCCACAACGTGTAAGTTTTGAAAGGTTGGCTCGAGGACGTGCCAAAGAAACAATCGCTATAATGCGATTGTTGCAAGTTGTTCCTTTCGTTTTATCGGCTAATCTTCATGGAGGTGCTGTTGTGGCATCATATCCTTTTGATGATTCCAAGGCACATATTACGGGCCTTTATTCTGCCTCTCCAGATGATgatgtttttgttttcatttcaaGAACTTATGCAAGTAATCACAAATTTATGTCCAGAGGAAATTTATGCGGTGATAATTTCACAAATGGAATTACAAATGGAGCACAATGGTATGATGTTCCTGGAGGAATGCAGGACTACAATTACGTACATTCCAATTGCTTTGAAATAACTCTGGAATTGTC ATGCTGTAAACATCCCACCAAGGATAATTTAGTACAG GAATGGATTAACAACAAAGATGCTTTACTCAGTTATATGGAGTCTGTACATACGGGTGTTCATGGTTTAGTTATTGACAGGTATACGCGTGCCCCAATTAGAAATACAAtg aTTCATGTGAAGGGAAATCCCAAGAGCATTAAAGGCACGAATCGTGGTGAATACTGGCGACTCCTTGTACCAGGGAGCTATGAAATAATTGCTTCAGCTCCTGGATACTACCCTCAAATGAAAACTATCTCTATCGATTCTATAAAACCTTACTCATCAAAAGTTCTGCACTTTTCTCTTCAACAGAGAGACTCATAA
- the LOC121131937 gene encoding carboxypeptidase D isoform X1: protein MVQFCALRIKCVRIDSNVLMMLRLLTVTLFVSCSLGMQEPLLRVARKTGFTDCSNTDGINMCDYESHDELVYKLKELSIRFPELCEIGTIGQSEEGRLLVYAKLGLRPRGLGKPLFKYVGNMHGNEVIGRQVLLYLTEFLLENYGINKRVTRLLDSTEIWIIPSLNPDGYETSVEGSCSRGPGRTNANRVDLNRDFPKQFDEPQRVSFERLARGRAKETIAIMRLLQVVPFVLSANLHGGAVVASYPFDDSKAHITGLYSASPDDDVFVFISRTYASNHKFMSRGNLCGDNFTNGITNGAQWYDVPGGMQDYNYVHSNCFEITLELSCCKHPTKDNLVQEWINNKDALLSYMESVHTGVHGLVIDRYTRAPIRNTMIHVKGNPKSIKGTNRGEYWRLLVPGSYEIIASAPGYYPQMKTISIDSIKPYSSKVLHFSLQQRDS, encoded by the exons ATGGTGCAATTTTGTGCATTAAGGATAAAATGCGTGAGGATTGACAG TAATGTATTAATGATGCTAAGGCTATTGACAGTAACATTATTTGTTTCCTGCTCCCTTGGGATGCAAGAGCCCCTTTTACGTGTTGCAAGGAAAACGGGGTTTACTGACTGTTCAAATACGGATGGAATTAATATGTGTGACTATGAATCTCACGATGAATTGGTGTATAAACTCAAGGAATTATCAATACGCTTTCCTGAATTATGTGAAATCGGAACCATCGGCCAATCTGAGGAg GGCAGACTACTTGTATACGCAAAACTTGGCCTTAGGCCAAGAGGCCTTGGTAAACCTTTGTTCAAATATGTTGGTAATATGCATGGAAATGAAGTAATTGGGCGTCAAGTCCTTCTATACCTGACTGAGTTTCTCTTGgaaaattatggaattaataAAAGAGTTACTCGTTTGTTGGATTCAACCGAAATTTGGATAATTCCATCATTAAACCCAGACGGTTATGAAACTTCAGTCGAAGGTTCTTGTTCTCGTGGTCCAGGTCGTACGAATGCAAATAGAGTAGACTTGAATAGGGATTTCCCAAAACAGTTTGATGAGCCACAACGTGTAAGTTTTGAAAGGTTGGCTCGAGGACGTGCCAAAGAAACAATCGCTATAATGCGATTGTTGCAAGTTGTTCCTTTCGTTTTATCGGCTAATCTTCATGGAGGTGCTGTTGTGGCATCATATCCTTTTGATGATTCCAAGGCACATATTACGGGCCTTTATTCTGCCTCTCCAGATGATgatgtttttgttttcatttcaaGAACTTATGCAAGTAATCACAAATTTATGTCCAGAGGAAATTTATGCGGTGATAATTTCACAAATGGAATTACAAATGGAGCACAATGGTATGATGTTCCTGGAGGAATGCAGGACTACAATTACGTACATTCCAATTGCTTTGAAATAACTCTGGAATTGTC ATGCTGTAAACATCCCACCAAGGATAATTTAGTACAG GAATGGATTAACAACAAAGATGCTTTACTCAGTTATATGGAGTCTGTACATACGGGTGTTCATGGTTTAGTTATTGACAGGTATACGCGTGCCCCAATTAGAAATACAAtg aTTCATGTGAAGGGAAATCCCAAGAGCATTAAAGGCACGAATCGTGGTGAATACTGGCGACTCCTTGTACCAGGGAGCTATGAAATAATTGCTTCAGCTCCTGGATACTACCCTCAAATGAAAACTATCTCTATCGATTCTATAAAACCTTACTCATCAAAAGTTCTGCACTTTTCTCTTCAACAGAGAGACTCATAA
- the Sec10 gene encoding exocyst complex component 5 codes for MSTTSSYWRDVEQESFDPEEFVERLAWRSVGANEFDAEALDSAFSEAIRELNRMQESQAIKVKELETSLREEETIHWKRTTTLVDRNKSAAMTYRSLDEKINSVATKVVHLGDQLEAVNVPRSRDVAALNLMRHFHSFIQSGDSLSPLFTDKSRLHEAAEIIQKLQLIAQDLPPKKFEDAKARIDAKHSEIENSLIEEFIKSHRSNDKERMKDLTVILSSFKGYNECVDSFIEQIQLKKFRGKDIFKHIVPLCESSWTVIKQVFPNPQQVMGKFILNIYHSKLKDHIEEELGDKSQEEAYLNNLFTVYSKTSQLTTELARFNLGGSDHLFLTNLNKGLFKRYLETYISTQCKFLNDRCARILQKYYEAKGHTKKSLSGNALGFRDLKREFQGVIASKANINIEMDSYGGETFLSEEVAINILQLTKMAFRRCQVLSTSTELPSNAMEIFNILISFLIHEHIDYAVEIALQGIPLPECKISPELYFFDVIGQANAIVHLLEKQFSDSLVPLVASTPKYDECLQIKKKELEKLEQKLDAGLDRTLSALVGWVKTILTTEQRKSDFISSECVVNSSSACLKTVRFISAQVEKIKESMDGKNIEIVLLELGTRLHRTIFEHLQSFNYSSTGAMSVICDVNEYRKVMATFKVPLVSNLFDTLHAMCNLLILPPNNLRGATQGPQLANLDRTIIDNWIQLRLDYKTDKLGSYI; via the exons ATGTCAACGACTTCATCGTATTGGAGAGATGTGGAGCAGGAGTCTTTTGATCCAGAAGAATTTGTAGAGAGATTAGCGTGGCGATCTGTTGGAGCCAATGAGTTTGATGCCGAGGCTCTGGATTCTGCCTTCTCTGAAGCGATTCGGGAGTTGAATCGTATGCAAGAGTCCCAAGCAATTAAAGTCAAGGAATTAGAGACCTCCCTTCGAGAAGAGGAAACCATTCATTGGAAAAGGACAACGACTCTCGTAGATAGAAATAAATCCGCAGCTATGACATATCGTAGTTTAGATGAAAAGATTAATTCTGTTGCTACCAAAGTAGTTCATTTAGGCGATCAATTGGAAGCTGTCAATGTTCCTAGATCGCGTGACGTGGCCGCTCTTAATCTCATGCGACATTTTCATTCGTTCATTCAGTCTGGAGATTCACTTTCTCCTCTCTTCACTGATAA gtcaCGACTTCATGAAGCAGCAGAGATCATTCAAAAGCTTCAACTCATTGCTCAAGATCTTCCTCCGAAGAAATTTGAAGATGCTAAAGCTAGAATTGATGCAAAACATTCGGAAATAGAAAATTCTCTCATTGAAGAGTTTATAAAATCACATAGATCCAATGACAAGGAGAGAATGAAGGATTTGACTGTGATTCTTAGTTCGTTTAAGGGCTACAATGAATGTGTGGATTCATTTATTGAGcaaatacaactcaaaaagtTTAGAGGAAAGGATATTTTTAAGCATATTGTGCCCCTTTGTGAATCCAGTTGGACAGTTATTAAACAA GTCTTCCCGAATCCACAACAAGTGATGGGGAAATTCATCCTGAATATATATCATAGTAAACTCAAGGATCATATCGAAGAAGAATTAGGAGATAAAAGTCAGGAAGAGGCATacttgaataatttgtttactGTCTATTCAAAAACCTCGCAATTAACTACTGAGCTAGCTCGTTTTAATCTTGGCGGCTCCGATCATCTCTTTTTGACTAATCTTAATAAAGGACTCTTTAAGCGCTATTTAGAAACTTATATAAGTACTCAATGTAAATTCCTAAACGATCGATGTGCAcgtattcttcaaaaatattacgAAGCCAAGGGACACACCAAAAAGTCCCTGAGTGGGAATGCTCTTGGTTTTAGAGACCTCAAACGTGAGTTTCAAGGTGTTATTGCATCCAAAGCAAATATCAATATAGAAATGGACTCCTATGGTGGAGAAACATTTCTAAGTGAGGAAGTAGCCATCAATATACTTCAACTTACAAAAATGGCGTTCCGTCGATGCCAAGTCCTCTCTACTTCCACTGAACTCCCAAGCAACGCtatggaaatatttaatattcttatttcatttttaattcatgaacATATAGACTATGCTGTAGAAATCGCTCTTCAG GGTATACCACTGCCAGAGTGCAAAATCTCTCCGGAGCTCTATTTTTTCGACGTCATAGGACAGGCCAATGCCATAGTTCACTTGTTAGAAAAACAATTCAGTGACTCTCTAGTACCTCTTGTTGCCTCTACTCCAAAATACGATGAGtgccttcaaataaaaaagaaggaattagAGAAATTAGAGCAAAAACTGGACGCAGGGTTGGACCGTACATTGAGCGCCTTAGTTGGTTGGGTCAAAACTATTTTGACTACGGAACAAAGAAAATCTGATTTCATATCCTCTGAGTGTGTTGTGAACTCTTCATCGGCATGTTTAAA AACTGTTCGTTTCATAAGCGCtcaagttgagaaaataaagGAGAGTATGGATGGAAAGAATATTGAGATCGTTCTTCTAGAATTGGGAACTCGACTCCATCGCACTATTTTTGAGCATTTACAGTCATTTAATTACTCTTCAACCGGGGCTATGTCCGTTATTTGTGATGTCAACGAATATCGAAAAGTCATGGCAACGTTCAAAGTTCCCTTAGTCTCGAACCTTTTTGATACTCTTCACGCAATGTGTAATCTACTTATTCTTCCTCCTAATAATCTTCGTGGAGCTACTCAGGGGCCCCAGCTTGCTAATCTTGACAGGACTATCATTGATAATTGGATTCAATTGAGACTCGATTATAAAACAGACAAGTTAGGGAGTTAtatttag
- the LOC121131935 gene encoding uncharacterized protein codes for MKFWISLYTIRLLLFLCPMAVLCSEDCRKNVNSWLQSFTPQFNNSISELTFDWSHLEERLSVCPFEHYQVELWVVRKFNEKDFGSVNYWSRYERCTKLAPEDFEFHSLISREIGSLHSVDNSVFRHIAERNYIIRICHCSPDSFGRAPCSRACFSLTSSFCSRLIVSPIQGLSLVSPWCKKGSKKEGYILFNHAEEHNCTSLKISGEVQTCTPVQEYDLVEVTFRPVHSSSMNCSLTNPALSNSSKALVPLIRSIKKEEYSEYMGYFTHYFDNLSTDFKYCVHLEIKNNPYCRHEYVINHFQGAPSVCNKYLNLPLLLSGRKCVSGIWVKKDQYMKVITVTLSFLIISMIVGAIIIFFRTKYVKRIFSHRRKKFRRWPFYDPPSLTNGINISHSDAKYDILLIYFDDSREALVRNCCLKKWIKSLKVNVLDLNDDEIFEEMGCYSETWLETLINRKETKVIIAHASNLPIIYRTNKDSEEGAKNSSFEYTNSNEKEEGDSFLYEDNVFDLKLSAINYIKTNYCVNYEKISVINYATTPKDVVIVGSSITPGRTIVLPDHFNALRKWILTEDGRLPRMSSLTYSLEQEFNTLAT; via the exons ATGAAGTTTTGGATATCATTGTATACTATAAGATTACTTTTGTTCCTCTGCCCTATGGCCGTTCTTTGCTCTGAAGATTGCCGAAAGAACGTCAATTCCTGGCTTCAAAGCTTTACTCCACAATTCAATAATAGCATTTCAGAGCTCACATTTGATTGGAGTCATCTTGAGGAGAGGCTATCTGTCTGTCCCTTTGAGCACTATCAAGTAGAACTTTGGGTTGTTCGAAAGTTTAATGAAAAAGATTTTGGTTCTGTAAACTATTGGTCACGGTATGAGAGATGTACAAAATTAGCTCCGGAGGATTTTGAGTTCCATTCTCTTATTAGTAGGGAAATTGGATCCTTACATTCGGTAGATAACTCTGTGTTCCGACATATCGCGGAAAGGAACTACATTATTCGGATATGTCACTGTTCACCTGACAGTTTTGGAAGAGCACCTTGCTCTAGAGCCTGCTTCTCTCTCACTAGTAGTTTTTGTAGTCGGCTCATTGTCAGTCCCATTCAAGGATTATCCCTCGTAAGCCCTTGGTGTAAAAAAGGCTCCAAGAAGGAAGGATATATCCTCTTCAATCACGCCGAAGAACATAACTGTACTTCACTTAAAATAAGCGGAGAAGTTCAAACTTGTACCCCAGTGCAGGAATATGACTTGGTGGAGGTTACATTCCGTCCAGTCCACTCTTCTTCGATGAATTGCTCTTTGACTAACCCTGCTCTATCCAATAGTTCTAAAGCATTAGTTCCACTTATCCGGTCTATTAAAAAAGAGGAATATTCTGAATATATGG ggTATTTTACTCactattttgataatttgagtACGGACTTTAAGTACTGTGTTCATCTCGAAATTAAGAACAATCCCTACTGTCGACATGAATATGTTATAAATCACTTTCAAGGGGCTCCTTCGGTCTGCAACAAATATCTCAATCTCCCTCTTCTTTTATCTGGAAGGAAGTGTGTGTCCGGAATATGGGTCAAAAAGGATCAGTACATGAAAGTGATAACAGTCACTCTCTCCTTTCTGATCATTTCCATGATCGTGGGTGCAATCATTATCTTTTTTCGAACTAAATATGTGAAACGCATTTTCAGTCATCGAAGAAAGAAGTTTCGGAGATGGCCCTTCTACGATCCTCCATCTCTTACTAATGGTATTAATATATCTCATAG CGACGCAAAATACGATATCCTTCTGATTTATTTTGACGATTCAAGAGAAGCATTAGTCCGAAACTGCTGTTTAAAGAAATGGATCAAGAGTTTAAAAGTCAATGTACTGGATCTCAACGATGACGAAATTTTTGAGGAAATGGGTTGTTACTCCGAGACTTGGCTTGAGACTCTTATTAATCGTAAAGAGACTAAAGTTATCATTGCGCACGCATCTAATTTGCCAATCATTTATCGTACGAATAAGGACTCTGAAGAAGGTGCTAAGAACTCATCATTTGAGTATACTAATAGCAacgaaaaagaagaaggagatTCCTTTTTATACGAAGACAATGTTTTTGATCTCAAATTATCAGctataaactatattaaaacaaattattgtgtgaactatgaaaaaatatctGTGATAAACTATGCTACGACACCAAAGGATGTAGTTATAGTCGGATCTTCAATTACACCAGGGAGGACAATCGTTCTCCCAGATCACTTCAACGCTCTAAGAAAATGGATCTTAACTGAAGATGGAAGGCTTCCGAGGATGTCTTCACTAACTTATTCCTTAGAGCAAGAATTTAACACTTTAGcaacttga
- the LOC121131938 gene encoding RNA-binding protein 1 — MSRHRDWDISCKVYIGNLGNSASKYELEDAFSKYGPLKNVWVARNPPGFAFVEFEDPRDAEDSVRGLDGTRVCGQRVRVEMSSGQSRNGGSRRDGRGSGRRRDDRVRRGDSAERVRRRRRSPSYRSMSRSRSRSFTPPSRRRRSSRSGSRSE, encoded by the exons atgtcgcGCCATCGGGATTGGGATATTTCTTGTAAGGTATATATTGGCAACTTGGGCAATAGTGCCTCAAAATACGAATTGGAAGATGCTTTCTCAAAGTATGGTCCTTTGAAGAACGTTTGGGTTGCGAGAAATCCACCAGGATTCGCTTTTGTTGAATTTGAGGATCCACGTGATGCGGAAGATTCTGTTAGAGGACTTGATGGTACTCGTGTCTGCGGA CAGAGAGTTCGAGTGGAAATGTCGAGTGGGCAAAGTCGCAACGGTGGTAGTAGAAGAGATGGACGAGGCTCCGGTAGAAGAAGAGACGATCGAGTTAGGAGAGGGGACAGTGCTGAGCGTGTTCGCAGACGTCGTAGATCTCCTTCTTATAGATCCATGTCTCGATCTAGATCTCGTTCCTTCACTCCTCCATCAAGACGGCGAAGATCCTCTCGCTCTGGATCAAGATCggaataa